TCGACGGCGGTAATCACAGCCCCCGTTTTGTGAAACTGCTCCAGAAACGGTTTCAACGCCGGACGACTCCCCTGACCCCAGAGCCAGATCTGCGTTGCCGGCGGCTGCCCGTCAGTTCGCTTCTGGTTCTTTTCAGATTTCGTAAACAGTTTCTTACTTCGCTCCATCAGATCCAGCAGCAGTTCACTTCCTCTGCCCGACGGCAGATCATGTTCGATCGGCTGGTCGGTTAAATCATGGGGAGGCGTTGTCGAGGTGCCTGTGTCGAATGGCTGATCATCGGCATCTTTCGCACGGTAAATAAGCAGATTCCGATAGCTGACCCCTTGATGAAATTCCCACTGGGATTCGTCTGCCGTCGCTTCCTGCAGGAGCGCCACCAGCTCTTCACCCACATCATTGGGGAGCTGCGACGCTGTGAAGCTGGCCATGTTCCCCTCAGAAATTGTCACAAAATTACAACGGATCGCCCAGTCGTGCGGTCCCAGTTCAATCCCCTGCGCAGCCGCTTCCAGAGGCGCACGCCCCGTGTGATACACCAGCGGATCGTAACCAAACAGGCTCATCGTCCCCACATCACTGCCGGAAGGCATGGAAGCAGGGACCGTATCAGTTCGTCCCAGAATGCCTGCTGCTACTACAGCGTCCATCTGAGGAACATTGGCAGCCTGCAGGGGAGTTTTTCCCCCCAATGTTTCCTGCGGTTCGTCCGCACAACCATCTGGAATCACGAGCACATATTTCATTTCAGGATCTTACTGTCAGGCGGGATCAGGGGAATTGGATAAGAGAACCGTTTGATCCTCAATATCCTGAATTTTCATCGTTCCTGCAAGTAATCTGAGTCAGGAAATGTCGAGACAACCCTCGATCAAGGCCCATGCAGCGAATCTCAGAACAGATCGACCCCTTATTGAGGAGCAGGATCCGCTGCGACAAAATCTTGCGGTGGCGTCATTTCAGCAGTAATGACTTTCCACGAATCACCCATTTCGCGAAACTGATTGAAATCTTTCGGCTGATAGGAAAACTCGAGTTCGGGCGTTTTCATCAAGGCCTGTCCTTTCTCAAAATAATAGTGCATGGCGGCATCCAGCGCGCCGGTCATCAGCAGGGTGCGTTCGCAGGGGTAGGGCTCTTCCTTGTGAACAAACAGATGCTGAATCGCATGCGAAAACGCCCGGAACAGATTGCGGTTCCCCCAGGGGCCCGGGAAGAACGTCGTCGCTTTCGGCTGCGCTTCTCCTTTTATCTGGCAGGCAAAGTTCCAGCGGACACCGTTCGAACCGATTTTCAACATCGTGGCTCGAAAACCATCCTTGTACTCCAGCAGAATCCCATGTGGCTCTGCTGCCCCTTCACTGCCGATCGGGTCGAACAGGCCCCGTTTTGTATCACCCAGTTCCGCCTGCATGGCTGCCTCTGCCAGCTTCATGGACCAGCGTCCCTGGCGGCCGGCTTTGATCAGATCATCGCCTTTCAAAAACTGAACCGTCGAAATCCCCGTTTCGCCTCCCTTGCGGAATTCGACCATCGACTGCAGAACCTCAAGTCCGTGGATATCGTATTTCTCAATCGGTCCCCCATGAATCGAGACGGCGTCTTCCAGTTCCGTACCATAAGGGATCTCCAGCGGAATCGTACGTTGAGCCAGCGGAACCGAACTCCCCACCATCATCGGGAACTCGTACTTCCGCGAAGTATCGTACATCTCACGCGCCCAGTCCCAGCGATAAGAAAAATGTTTGTCACTGAAGACGGGGACAAAGCGTTTTGATTTCTCCATGACAGCCACGATTTCATCAAAGAACCGTTTGCGGGGATACTTGGTCTGTCCGAATTTGGTATCGGGATAATCACCGTGCTCACCAATCGAAAGCACCGCGTCGACCGCCAGTTCGTCACCGCCCTGTGTGAGTGCTTCAGCAATCGTTTTATAAAACGGGATCT
The sequence above is a segment of the Gimesia algae genome. Coding sequences within it:
- a CDS encoding cofactor-independent phosphoglycerate mutase, translated to MKYVLVIPDGCADEPQETLGGKTPLQAANVPQMDAVVAAGILGRTDTVPASMPSGSDVGTMSLFGYDPLVYHTGRAPLEAAAQGIELGPHDWAIRCNFVTISEGNMASFTASQLPNDVGEELVALLQEATADESQWEFHQGVSYRNLLIYRAKDADDQPFDTGTSTTPPHDLTDQPIEHDLPSGRGSELLLDLMERSKKLFTKSEKNQKRTDGQPPATQIWLWGQGSRPALKPFLEQFHKTGAVITAVDLLRGLGRLLGWDVIEVEGATGYIDTDYAAKGRAAIETLKNSDFVVVHVEATDEASHEGEVEEKIKALENIDQHIVGPVHEYLKSQGNYRILVCPDHPTFLRTKTHSHGYVPFGICGTNVRPDQASSYDEITAGASNLLLPKGHQLMPFFFGTPS